From the genome of bacterium, one region includes:
- the kdpA gene encoding potassium-transporting ATPase subunit KdpA, whose translation MTSVGIARILLVLVVVFLLVKPLGTYMAKVYEGERTIFDRFLQPFERWLYRICAIDPEADMPWQTYTIALLAFTIVGMLLLYALQRLQGVLPLNPQGIGAVDPSLAFNTATSFATNTNWQNYGGESTLSDLSQMAGLTVKNFTSAAVGMAVLVALIRGLTRRSAKAIGNFWVDTVRGVLYILMPLAIVLALLLAWQGLPQTLSPYKTATLMEPTSYEQPITDASGKPVLDAKGQPKTKTIKVTEQQIAIGPVASQLAIKELGTNGGGFFNANSAHPYENPTPFSNFLELLAILLIPAAIVYTYGRMVKDTRQGWALLAAMTICFLPAIGVAVGFEQAGNPLFHSLGVDQAASPLQPGGNMEGKEVRFGPVDSALWAVSTTSTSNGSVNSMHDSYTPIAGMVPMVMMHLGEIIYGGVGTGMYDMVALVIVAAFVAGLMVGRTPEYLGKKIEAFEMKMATIVVLVMPAVVLVGTALGVATAAGKAGVSNPGPHGFSEILYAFTSMGNNNGSAFAGLNGNTPFYNDVGAVVMWLGRFWEIVPVLAIAGSLAAKKVVPPGAGTLPTYTVQFVLWLVAVIIILGALSFLPVLALGPIVEHLLLTAGTTFK comes from the coding sequence ATGACGAGCGTCGGAATCGCCCGCATTCTCCTCGTCCTCGTCGTCGTCTTCCTGCTCGTCAAACCCCTCGGCACCTACATGGCAAAGGTCTACGAGGGCGAGCGAACCATCTTCGACCGCTTCCTGCAGCCGTTCGAGCGGTGGCTGTACCGGATCTGCGCCATCGATCCGGAGGCCGACATGCCGTGGCAGACGTACACGATCGCCCTGCTTGCGTTCACCATCGTCGGGATGCTGCTGCTCTACGCGCTGCAGCGGCTGCAGGGCGTGCTGCCGTTGAACCCGCAGGGCATCGGCGCGGTCGATCCGAGTCTGGCGTTCAACACGGCCACGTCGTTCGCGACGAACACGAACTGGCAGAACTACGGCGGGGAGAGCACGCTGAGCGACCTGAGTCAGATGGCCGGGCTGACGGTGAAAAACTTCACGTCGGCCGCCGTGGGGATGGCGGTGCTCGTGGCGCTGATCCGCGGGCTGACGCGCCGCTCGGCCAAGGCGATCGGCAACTTCTGGGTCGACACGGTGCGCGGCGTCCTGTACATTTTGATGCCGCTCGCCATCGTCCTGGCGCTGCTGCTCGCGTGGCAGGGTCTCCCGCAGACGCTGTCGCCGTACAAGACGGCGACCTTGATGGAACCGACCTCGTACGAGCAGCCGATCACGGACGCCAGCGGCAAGCCCGTGCTCGACGCCAAGGGCCAGCCGAAGACCAAGACCATCAAGGTGACGGAGCAGCAGATCGCCATCGGGCCCGTGGCGTCGCAGCTGGCGATCAAGGAGCTCGGCACGAACGGAGGCGGGTTCTTCAACGCGAACTCGGCTCATCCATACGAGAACCCGACGCCGTTCTCGAACTTCCTGGAGCTGCTCGCGATCCTGCTGATTCCCGCGGCGATCGTCTATACGTACGGCCGGATGGTGAAGGACACGCGCCAGGGCTGGGCACTGCTTGCGGCGATGACGATCTGCTTCCTCCCGGCGATCGGCGTGGCCGTCGGGTTCGAGCAGGCCGGCAATCCACTGTTCCATTCGCTCGGCGTCGATCAGGCCGCGAGCCCGCTGCAGCCGGGCGGGAACATGGAGGGCAAGGAGGTTCGCTTCGGTCCGGTCGATTCCGCGTTGTGGGCCGTCTCAACGACCTCCACGTCGAACGGGTCGGTCAACTCGATGCACGATTCGTACACGCCGATCGCCGGCATGGTGCCGATGGTGATGATGCACCTCGGCGAGATCATCTACGGCGGCGTGGGCACCGGAATGTACGACATGGTGGCGCTCGTGATCGTCGCGGCGTTCGTGGCCGGCCTCATGGTGGGCCGCACGCCGGAGTACCTCGGCAAGAAGATCGAGGCGTTCGAGATGAAAATGGCGACGATCGTCGTCCTGGTGATGCCGGCGGTCGTGCTCGTCGGAACGGCGCTTGGGGTGGCGACCGCGGCCGGCAAGGCCGGCGTATCGAACCCGGGCCCGCACGGGTTCAGCGAGATTCTCTACGCGTTTACGTCGATGGGCAACAACAACGGCAGCGCGTTCGCGGGGTTGAACGGCAACACCCCGTTCTACAACGACGTCGGCGCGGTCGTGATGTGGCTGGGGCGGTTCTGGGAGATTGTCCCGGTGCTCGCGATCGCGGGATCCCTGGCCGCGAAGAAAGTCGTGCCCCCGGGCGCGGGGACACTGCCCACCTACACGGTGCAGTTTGTGCTGTGGCTGGTGGCCGTGATCATCATCCTGGGGGCGTTGAGCTTCCTGCCTGTGTTGGCGCTCGGCCCGATCGTCGAGCACCTGCTGCTCACCGCCGGCACCACCTTTAAGTGA
- a CDS encoding PQQ-binding-like beta-propeller repeat protein, producing MRHALRIIAICTALAGLVLGGPAGAAPPEPTWPMRNRDYAATGSDPAAGIDRTNVTMLHPRWRLAADDAIPDAAAIGTDTAFVGSARGTLYAVELATGRPRWQVSLGARPFSAYGFDSLGIGSTPALANHRVYTATALTDVFCLDDATGGLMWRTHVGNPSVGEVIWSAPLVWRGRVYVAIDGTIDEPIRARVIALDAATGAVDWVYVIPQYASGGGAGVLASPGLDPATGTLFVTTGNPSPGNDPPPGPDPGSDSILALDAATGHLKWAFGPTHPHDTQDLDFLSTPNVFALPQGTVVGAGEKDGVYYVVDARTGRLVWKTSLTTPQRGAVVTGSAAMAGGRIFVGTQDYPPSAKGFTPDLPGRLVALDEATGRIVWTLLGPKQVLGAPAVARGVVFAADYSGTVWGADADTGRVLWRGAVGGFTFKGGLSLAPGLLLVGAASPANALVAFGIAQSGRSSPHLGIALRP from the coding sequence ATGCGACACGCGTTGCGGATCATCGCGATCTGTACGGCCCTCGCCGGCCTCGTGCTCGGCGGGCCCGCAGGCGCCGCGCCGCCGGAGCCCACCTGGCCCATGCGCAACCGCGACTACGCGGCGACTGGGTCTGATCCTGCAGCGGGCATCGACCGGACCAACGTGACCATGCTGCACCCCCGGTGGCGCTTGGCGGCGGACGATGCCATTCCCGACGCCGCCGCAATCGGGACCGATACCGCGTTCGTGGGGTCCGCGCGGGGGACGCTGTACGCAGTCGAGCTCGCGACGGGGCGGCCTCGCTGGCAGGTATCGCTGGGGGCGCGGCCGTTTTCGGCCTACGGGTTTGACTCGCTCGGGATCGGGAGCACGCCGGCGCTGGCGAATCACCGCGTGTACACCGCCACCGCGCTCACCGACGTCTTCTGCCTCGACGACGCGACCGGCGGGCTGATGTGGCGCACGCACGTGGGCAACCCGAGCGTCGGCGAGGTGATCTGGTCCGCGCCGCTCGTGTGGCGAGGCCGCGTCTACGTCGCCATCGACGGCACGATCGACGAACCGATCCGCGCGCGCGTCATCGCCCTGGACGCCGCCACCGGCGCGGTCGATTGGGTGTATGTGATTCCCCAGTACGCCAGCGGCGGCGGAGCCGGGGTGCTCGCGAGCCCGGGGTTGGATCCCGCCACCGGCACGCTCTTTGTGACCACCGGGAATCCCTCGCCTGGCAACGATCCGCCCCCGGGCCCCGACCCTGGGTCGGACTCGATCCTGGCGCTCGACGCCGCCACGGGCCACCTCAAATGGGCGTTCGGACCGACGCACCCGCACGACACTCAGGATCTCGACTTTCTGTCGACGCCAAACGTGTTTGCCCTCCCGCAGGGCACGGTCGTTGGAGCCGGAGAGAAGGATGGGGTCTACTACGTGGTCGACGCGCGCACGGGCCGGCTCGTCTGGAAGACGTCCCTGACCACACCGCAGCGGGGCGCCGTCGTCACCGGGAGCGCCGCGATGGCCGGCGGCCGGATCTTCGTCGGCACGCAGGACTATCCGCCGTCGGCCAAAGGGTTCACCCCAGACCTGCCGGGACGCCTCGTGGCCCTCGATGAGGCGACGGGCCGGATCGTCTGGACGCTCCTCGGTCCCAAGCAGGTCCTCGGCGCGCCGGCCGTCGCGCGCGGCGTCGTGTTTGCGGCCGACTACTCGGGGACGGTTTGGGGCGCCGACGCGGACACCGGACGAGTGCTGTGGCGCGGCGCGGTCGGCGGATTCACGTTCAAGGGTGGTCTCTCGCTGGCGCCCGGCCTGCTCCTCGTCGGAGCGGCGTCGCCCGCGAACGCCCTCGTCGCGTTCGGCATCGCTCAGTCCGGCCGATCGTCCCCGCACCTCGGCATCGCACTTCGGCCGTGA
- a CDS encoding pyridoxal-dependent decarboxylase, producing the protein MRPSGRRQADGGAAPGLPPEEFRRLGHAVVDLAADHLAGVSERPVFQPMTPEERRALLEQPLPDDGMPPEAMLRQFAETILPHPMGNGHPRFFGWVNSPPSPVGVLAEILAAAMDPSCAGGDHAAIYLERCAVRWLMELLSFPTEGSMGLLVSGGSMASLTCLAVARHRAVAMAGGDVRAAGLRGTNAPLVMYLSEEGHACMRKSAELLGLGAAAVRTVPVDGAFRMDLAALRTAVTDDRARGRVPFCVCASAGTVSTGAIDPLDALGQFCAAERLWFHVDGAYGAVGVLDPTVAPQYAGMSRADSLALDPHKWLSVPVECGCALLRDGRLLRETFSLVPPYVQTEEGRGFGGLPWYSEYGFQQTRGFRALKLWMTLQHLGRGGAAAHIARHNALARRLAGLIDAAPDLERMAPVTLSIVCFRYNPPGWSQDDPRLDELNKAIMQETQAGGEVFVTNAALRGRFVLRACVLHYGTTEDDLAALLAVIRRTGARLAASLPAT; encoded by the coding sequence ATGAGACCGAGCGGGCGACGGCAGGCAGACGGCGGCGCAGCCCCTGGGCTCCCCCCCGAGGAGTTCCGGCGCCTCGGCCACGCGGTCGTGGATCTGGCCGCCGACCATCTCGCCGGCGTGAGTGAGCGTCCCGTGTTCCAGCCAATGACGCCGGAGGAGCGGCGCGCGCTGCTCGAACAGCCGCTCCCGGACGACGGCATGCCGCCCGAGGCGATGCTCCGCCAGTTTGCGGAAACGATCCTCCCCCACCCGATGGGCAACGGGCATCCGCGGTTCTTCGGTTGGGTCAACTCCCCGCCGTCCCCGGTGGGCGTGCTCGCCGAGATACTCGCGGCGGCGATGGACCCGAGCTGTGCCGGCGGCGACCATGCCGCCATTTACCTGGAGCGCTGCGCGGTTCGATGGTTGATGGAGCTGCTGAGCTTTCCCACCGAGGGCAGCATGGGCCTGCTCGTCAGCGGCGGCTCCATGGCCTCGCTGACGTGCCTGGCCGTGGCCCGGCACCGGGCCGTCGCGATGGCGGGGGGCGACGTCCGCGCCGCGGGCCTCCGGGGAACGAACGCGCCGCTCGTCATGTACCTGTCCGAGGAAGGCCACGCTTGCATGCGGAAGTCGGCCGAGCTGCTCGGGCTGGGCGCCGCCGCCGTCCGCACCGTCCCGGTGGACGGGGCGTTCCGCATGGACCTCGCGGCGCTCCGCACCGCGGTCACAGACGATCGTGCGCGCGGCCGCGTGCCGTTTTGCGTATGCGCGAGCGCCGGCACCGTGAGCACCGGGGCGATCGATCCGCTCGACGCGCTGGGCCAGTTCTGCGCGGCGGAACGCCTCTGGTTCCACGTCGACGGCGCGTACGGCGCGGTCGGCGTGCTCGACCCGACGGTGGCGCCGCAGTACGCCGGCATGAGTCGCGCGGACTCGCTCGCCCTCGACCCGCACAAGTGGCTGTCCGTCCCCGTGGAGTGCGGGTGCGCCCTGCTCCGCGACGGCCGCCTGCTGCGCGAGACGTTCAGCCTGGTGCCGCCGTATGTTCAGACCGAGGAAGGCAGAGGCTTCGGCGGGCTGCCGTGGTACTCGGAGTACGGCTTCCAGCAGACGCGGGGGTTCCGCGCGCTCAAGCTCTGGATGACGCTCCAGCATCTGGGACGCGGGGGCGCGGCGGCGCACATCGCGCGGCACAACGCCCTGGCGCGCCGCCTCGCCGGTTTGATCGACGCCGCACCCGATCTCGAGCGAATGGCCCCGGTCACGCTTTCGATCGTGTGCTTCCGCTACAACCCGCCGGGATGGTCGCAGGACGACCCTCGTCTGGACGAGCTCAACAAGGCGATCATGCAGGAGACACAGGCCGGCGGCGAGGTCTTCGTGACGAACGCGGCGCTCCGAGGCCGCTTCGTCCTGAGGGCGTGCGTCCTCCACTACGGGACGACCGAGGACGATCTTGCGGCGCTGCTGGCCGTGATCCGCCGCACCGGCGCGAGGCTCGCGGCCTCGCTTCCGGCAACATAG
- a CDS encoding cupin domain-containing protein — translation MPKAPRTALRFANGLDLADLGERIRQERVRRRLSLEELAAASGVSRSMLSAVERGGKVPTVLVLDRIATGLGTSIARLLGQERAARVVLLRRAEQDVARDPSGWERRILSPVLPGVEFEFMRTTIPAGVDAGAFSPHAPGSREYVAVESGTLTLTIDGAPYTLHAGDSIYYDGDCVHAFANDGSAPCAYYLAMEVSGALAPSAHHAIGGGGGQKRGARS, via the coding sequence ATGCCGAAAGCGCCACGAACGGCACTCAGATTCGCAAACGGCCTGGATCTTGCCGATCTCGGCGAGCGCATCCGGCAGGAGCGGGTGCGCCGCCGTTTGTCGCTCGAGGAGCTCGCCGCCGCCTCCGGCGTGAGCCGCAGCATGCTGTCCGCCGTGGAGCGAGGCGGGAAGGTCCCCACGGTGCTCGTGCTCGACCGGATCGCAACAGGACTTGGGACCAGTATCGCCCGTCTGCTCGGGCAGGAGCGCGCGGCGCGGGTGGTCCTGTTGCGGCGGGCCGAACAGGACGTGGCCCGCGATCCGAGCGGCTGGGAGCGGCGCATCCTGTCGCCCGTGCTCCCGGGCGTGGAGTTCGAGTTCATGCGGACGACGATTCCCGCCGGCGTCGACGCCGGCGCGTTCTCCCCGCACGCGCCCGGGTCCCGCGAGTACGTCGCGGTCGAGTCGGGCACCCTGACCCTCACGATCGACGGGGCGCCGTATACGCTCCATGCCGGCGACAGCATCTACTACGACGGCGATTGCGTGCACGCGTTCGCGAACGACGGCAGCGCGCCGTGCGCGTACTATCTCGCGATGGAGGTCAGCGGTGCGCTTGCGCCATCCGCCCACCATGCCATCGGAGGCGGGGGCGGGCAGAAGAGAGGAGCGCGATCATGA